One Opitutia bacterium DNA segment encodes these proteins:
- a CDS encoding TonB-dependent receptor, producing the protein MIPQSTSTPQADRPRRWTGALAALLALPGLLLAQNTSGDDSAAKKEETLKLDKFVVTGSFIPQASSEPVGPVAVFTEAEIRATGAFTPIQALRSLPSFVGNPGSNENDSNGGTGATAVSLRGLGNGQTLVLINGRVTLQFANIQLLPIEAVERIEVLRDGAGVIYGSAAIGGAVNVILKKNYTGSVLNATFGGATRTPGSRETYQVSFATGAATEKTSIIATGSIFKNRTIYSSQRPNSAVSDNRVRGGTNGGSPTFAGAVAINGGGTPRVLRPDFPAGGLATAADFIPFDTNTFSSNQLFNFRQFSPSAPGQSRESFMVNIEHDIMGDKLKLFGGFLYSRLRTENGLAPSPFALSADPAGAAAGAVTTFGPFNQGILDAAAGDFFRYRSVELGNRTNEQVYTDYRWQVGLRGAITSKWSWEAAMTVEREDYVQTDAGVPSLPILDAEIQAGRFNPFASAFSKGTATIGGTTYAWDNATALKLAETHARLYAPVRNRFYDFRVTGSLAELPAGDLGIAAGYEVYTNKNTSDYDDLYASGSALGLNSLTDSYNQLTSKSEFVEVKVPIFGDSNRRDWLHSLSLGAIARREDQEAGNGTSFRTYKKVNPSVNLHWAPTADYLVRASWSKGFLAPNPNSAFGSPAQNNPTLVDPLGFPYSAQTTVVVRANPDLQPATSKAFSVGLVGTPKGLVKNFSFSADFYAIDVSGIVANNARAILAANAAGQGPGFVPGNAATINPNAPFASLIRRNGAGGLNSNGSFSSAFGISQRGAVLSDFLNIGSRKVQGMEYTATYAYNAQNWGRFKFTAAANQFLKFDQNAGPGLPTESYLGKFVSTVGDPLSPGSIPRWKGNFSTNWQWHNWTTNVTFNYIQSYQDDPLFVLTPKMQAFFNAGANRFTDPIYQAFLSAPASVEPKVGGYRRIGSFNTVDMQTSYAFKSDNLVLKGLTVTLGATNVFDKLAPFAAGAFNDSYDTRTHNNIGRFVYLQLRKEF; encoded by the coding sequence ATGATCCCTCAATCCACCAGCACCCCGCAAGCGGATCGCCCGCGCCGTTGGACCGGCGCGCTCGCCGCCCTGCTCGCCCTCCCCGGACTGCTCCTCGCTCAAAACACCTCCGGCGACGACTCAGCCGCCAAAAAAGAGGAGACCCTCAAGCTCGATAAATTCGTCGTCACCGGTTCTTTCATCCCGCAGGCCAGCTCCGAACCGGTCGGCCCCGTGGCCGTCTTCACCGAAGCCGAGATTCGCGCGACCGGCGCCTTCACGCCCATTCAAGCGCTCCGTAGTTTGCCGTCTTTCGTCGGCAATCCAGGCTCGAACGAGAACGACTCCAACGGCGGCACCGGCGCGACCGCAGTCAGCCTCCGCGGCCTCGGCAACGGCCAGACGCTCGTGCTCATCAACGGCCGCGTCACGCTCCAGTTCGCCAACATCCAGCTGCTTCCCATCGAGGCCGTTGAGCGCATCGAGGTGCTCCGCGATGGCGCGGGCGTCATCTACGGCTCCGCGGCCATCGGCGGCGCCGTGAACGTGATCCTGAAGAAGAACTACACCGGCTCGGTGCTCAACGCTACCTTCGGCGGCGCCACCCGCACGCCCGGCTCCCGTGAGACCTATCAGGTTTCCTTCGCCACCGGTGCTGCCACGGAGAAGACGAGCATCATCGCCACCGGCTCGATCTTCAAGAACCGCACCATCTACTCCTCCCAGCGCCCCAACAGCGCCGTGTCGGACAACCGCGTCCGTGGCGGCACCAACGGAGGCTCGCCCACCTTCGCCGGCGCGGTCGCGATCAACGGCGGCGGCACGCCGCGCGTGTTGCGGCCGGATTTTCCCGCCGGAGGCCTGGCCACGGCGGCGGACTTCATTCCGTTCGACACGAATACCTTCAGCTCGAACCAGCTGTTCAATTTCCGGCAATTCTCGCCCTCCGCTCCGGGCCAGTCCCGCGAATCTTTCATGGTCAACATCGAGCACGATATCATGGGCGACAAGCTGAAGCTCTTCGGCGGCTTCCTCTACTCGCGCCTGCGCACGGAGAACGGCCTCGCCCCGTCACCCTTCGCGCTCTCCGCCGATCCGGCCGGCGCCGCCGCCGGTGCCGTCACGACCTTTGGCCCTTTCAATCAAGGGATCCTCGATGCGGCGGCCGGAGACTTCTTCCGCTACCGTTCCGTCGAGCTGGGCAACCGCACCAACGAGCAGGTTTACACCGACTACCGGTGGCAGGTCGGCCTGCGCGGCGCGATTACCAGCAAGTGGTCTTGGGAAGCCGCGATGACCGTCGAGCGCGAGGACTACGTCCAGACCGACGCCGGCGTGCCGTCGCTCCCGATCCTCGACGCCGAGATCCAGGCCGGGCGCTTCAATCCCTTCGCCTCCGCCTTTTCCAAGGGCACCGCCACCATCGGCGGCACCACCTACGCTTGGGACAACGCCACGGCGCTCAAGCTCGCCGAGACCCACGCCCGTCTCTACGCGCCCGTGCGCAATCGCTTCTACGATTTCCGCGTCACCGGTTCGCTCGCGGAGCTGCCGGCGGGAGATCTCGGCATCGCCGCGGGCTACGAGGTCTACACCAACAAGAACACCAGCGACTACGACGACCTCTACGCCTCCGGTAGCGCGCTCGGCCTGAATTCCCTCACGGACAGCTACAACCAGCTCACCAGCAAGTCGGAGTTTGTCGAAGTGAAGGTTCCGATTTTCGGCGACAGCAACCGCCGCGATTGGCTCCACAGCCTCTCGCTCGGCGCCATCGCCCGCCGCGAAGATCAGGAGGCCGGCAACGGCACCAGCTTCCGCACCTACAAGAAGGTGAACCCCAGCGTGAACCTGCACTGGGCGCCAACGGCCGATTACCTCGTGCGCGCCAGCTGGAGCAAGGGCTTCCTCGCTCCCAATCCGAACTCTGCCTTCGGTTCGCCCGCCCAGAACAACCCGACGCTGGTGGACCCGCTCGGCTTCCCCTACAGCGCCCAGACGACCGTCGTCGTGCGTGCGAATCCCGACCTGCAGCCCGCCACCTCCAAGGCCTTCTCTGTCGGCCTGGTTGGCACGCCCAAGGGACTCGTGAAGAACTTCAGCTTCTCGGCGGACTTCTACGCCATCGACGTCTCCGGCATCGTGGCGAACAACGCCCGAGCCATCCTCGCAGCCAATGCCGCCGGCCAAGGGCCCGGCTTCGTGCCCGGCAATGCCGCCACCATCAACCCGAATGCGCCCTTCGCCAGCCTGATCCGCCGCAACGGTGCCGGCGGCCTCAACAGCAACGGCTCGTTCTCCTCCGCCTTCGGTATCTCGCAGCGCGGCGCCGTCCTGTCCGACTTCCTCAATATCGGCTCCCGCAAGGTCCAGGGCATGGAATACACCGCCACCTACGCCTACAACGCGCAGAACTGGGGTCGCTTTAAGTTCACCGCCGCAGCCAACCAGTTCCTCAAGTTCGACCAGAACGCCGGCCCCGGCCTCCCGACCGAGAGCTACCTCGGCAAGTTCGTCAGCACCGTCGGCGACCCGCTCTCCCCCGGCTCGATTCCGCGCTGGAAAGGCAATTTCTCCACCAACTGGCAGTGGCACAACTGGACGACCAACGTCACGTTCAACTACATCCAGTCCTACCAAGATGATCCGCTCTTCGTGCTCACCCCGAAGATGCAGGCCTTCTTCAACGCCGGAGCCAACCGCTTCACCGATCCCATCTATCAAGCCTTCCTTAGCGCGCCCGCTTCGGTCGAGCCCAAGGTCGGCGGCTACCGCCGCATCGGCTCGTTCAACACCGTGGACATGCAGACGAGCTACGCCTTCAAGAGCGACAACCTCGTGCTCAAAGGCCTGACCGTCACCCTCGGCGCCACGAACGTGTTCGACAAACTCGCCCCATTCGCCGCGGGCGCGTTCAACGACAGCTACGACACGCGCACCCACAATAACATCGGGCGCTTCGTGTATCTCCAGCTCCGCAAGGAATTCTGA
- a CDS encoding histidine kinase yields the protein MLPLFAIWTAIGAILAVQTMATHPQTGDDADVSNYYQAWLVYSQMARAWLWALLTPLVFELRRRIPARGVWLPAGIVLHLAFCGALLAWVILVRSWIWALLPLPEPWSLPFMGHEQVFQRIAPRLLIDVALYFGTLGGGYIFDLYHERTEVMRREVELRAQLAVTELQREQLRAAVTQAELKALKQQLHPHFLFNALNAVAGLVRIGENTQAVEALARVSSLLRALIGSSGRPVVLLGEELGYCRTYLEIEKLRFDQRLHFSIDAAPETLAAEVPTLLLQPVVENAIKHGIARRRNPGWVRVEATLRDDRLVVVVSNDPAEGAAGTAAPESHGVGLTTTRERMLRTYGTDFRLDFEVRAPAATVVRFELPFQRQPLPPAPTP from the coding sequence ATGCTCCCCCTGTTCGCCATTTGGACGGCGATCGGCGCGATTCTGGCGGTGCAGACCATGGCGACCCACCCGCAGACCGGGGATGATGCCGACGTCTCGAACTACTATCAGGCCTGGCTGGTCTACTCCCAAATGGCGCGGGCCTGGCTTTGGGCGTTGCTCACGCCACTCGTGTTCGAACTACGTCGCCGCATTCCCGCGCGCGGGGTCTGGCTCCCGGCGGGGATCGTGCTGCACCTCGCGTTTTGCGGGGCACTTCTCGCCTGGGTGATATTGGTTCGCTCGTGGATCTGGGCGCTGTTGCCGCTGCCGGAGCCGTGGAGCCTGCCGTTCATGGGCCACGAGCAGGTTTTTCAGCGCATCGCCCCGCGTCTGCTCATCGACGTCGCGCTCTACTTTGGCACGCTGGGGGGCGGATACATCTTCGATCTCTACCATGAGAGGACGGAGGTGATGCGGCGCGAGGTCGAGTTGCGCGCGCAACTCGCCGTGACCGAACTCCAGCGCGAGCAACTGCGCGCGGCTGTGACGCAGGCGGAGCTGAAGGCGCTGAAGCAGCAGCTCCATCCTCATTTCCTGTTCAACGCGCTCAATGCCGTGGCGGGGCTCGTGCGCATCGGCGAGAACACGCAGGCGGTCGAGGCGCTGGCCCGCGTCTCCTCGTTGCTGCGCGCGCTGATCGGCAGTTCGGGCCGGCCGGTCGTCCTCCTGGGGGAGGAGCTGGGCTATTGCCGCACCTATCTCGAGATTGAGAAACTGCGCTTCGATCAGCGGCTGCATTTCTCCATCGACGCCGCCCCGGAGACGCTGGCCGCCGAGGTGCCGACCCTGCTGCTCCAGCCCGTGGTCGAGAACGCCATCAAGCATGGCATAGCGCGGCGCCGGAATCCCGGCTGGGTGCGCGTCGAGGCGACGCTCCGCGACGATCGGCTCGTAGTCGTCGTGAGCAACGATCCCGCGGAGGGCGCCGCCGGCACCGCCGCCCCGGAGAGCCACGGCGTCGGACTCACCACCACGCGCGAGCGGATGCTCCGAACCTACGGCACCGACTTCCGCCTCGATTTCGAGGTGCGCGCGCCGGCCGCCACCGTCGTGCGCTTCGAGCTTCCCTTCCAGCGCCAGCCGCTGCCACCGGCACCCACCCCATGA
- a CDS encoding response regulator transcription factor, whose protein sequence is MNKIRTLVVDDETIARRTVRDLLALDPEIEVVGEASDGELALQQIELLRPALVFLDVHMPIMSGFEALQRLKPAERPEVVFVTAYDEHAISAFDLYAVDYVVKPFSDSRFAQALERAKRRLQGDLLQSAQRAVATLLDHFDQAMTRARSPAAKDAMFVLKVDGEHHFVAHHDIRWIEAQGDYILVHTTQRKLLSRMTLVHALAQLSSDQFVRIHKSCIVNLSFVRRLWPTTAWGRPLELDDGTKLNISRSYRGAMERLL, encoded by the coding sequence ATGAACAAGATCAGAACCCTCGTGGTCGACGATGAAACCATCGCACGACGCACCGTGCGCGATCTTCTCGCCCTCGACCCGGAAATCGAAGTGGTTGGCGAAGCCAGCGACGGCGAACTCGCGCTCCAGCAGATCGAACTCCTTCGCCCCGCGCTTGTGTTCCTCGACGTGCACATGCCGATCATGTCCGGCTTCGAGGCGCTGCAGCGGCTCAAGCCCGCCGAGCGCCCCGAGGTGGTTTTCGTCACCGCCTACGACGAGCACGCGATCAGCGCCTTCGATCTCTACGCCGTGGACTACGTCGTGAAGCCCTTCTCCGACTCGCGCTTCGCGCAGGCGCTCGAGCGCGCCAAACGCCGCCTGCAGGGCGACCTCCTGCAATCCGCCCAACGCGCCGTCGCCACGCTGCTCGATCATTTCGACCAAGCCATGACGCGCGCCCGATCGCCGGCCGCCAAGGACGCCATGTTTGTGCTCAAGGTCGACGGCGAGCACCACTTTGTCGCCCACCACGACATCCGCTGGATCGAGGCGCAGGGCGACTACATCCTCGTGCACACCACGCAGCGCAAGCTGCTCTCCCGCATGACGCTCGTCCACGCCCTCGCGCAGCTGTCCTCCGACCAGTTCGTCCGCATCCATAAATCCTGCATCGTCAACCTCAGCTTCGTCCGGCGCCTGTGGCCGACGACCGCGTGGGGACGTCCGCTCGAACTCGACGACGGCACCAAGCTCAACATCAGCCGCAGTTACCGCGGCGCCATGGAACGCTTGCTGTAG
- a CDS encoding TonB-dependent receptor — protein sequence MNHPHTSSRRALARAGALLVLPCLLGLPAAAQSPSSTGAAADEAVKLEKYVVTGSYIPAAADEANASPVVVVTAKDIEASGLKSSVLDVLRKSVPQIVGGNNIGIENGNINGGATNGGSQLALRNTATLVLIDGMRVAFSPVASSGGFQFVDLNVVPVSAIERIEVLTDGASAIYGSDAVSGVINIILKKNYQGFEIGGYFGFSKADKTGAYYRDRSLRLVGGAATDKTSLTLSAEWTKTDPLYERDYNYTSPVFLTASYAGIVNDAAGNFYKLKPGLNAAPAGPAQTLAQWAAQGVYVPVSANDVPLGFDLSSRPTFSAALSKQIATLALQHKFSDALDLQTTILYARTRSQYNLNPQPIVFRINSTAGNTGLPGIPFTDVRAQVRNRFVDAGNRVYITDGHSIRGTLALNGKLNADWGWTVDALFNRAQQDSIASNQILDSALQAGIASGLINLTAIKQDAAKIAEANIFGDSLGLFESKLISYNARVNGRLFDLPGGSVYTAFGVGYRHEALNARADKNSIIDPATGGSAWNNGVTLNPFDATRSVTSQFAEVKIPLTQPSNNLPGLHTADLDVAFRHEIYKSSEEKPTVPKVALRWLPFNDEFVIRSTYSKSFAAPTLYGLYGPTNSGATPTLAGLTAYNSAGQPIGPFVNIQGNQQGGSNPNLSPSRSKNYTVGFVYSPKAVKGLSLSVDYVNIKETDIVGTLAATTVMIQDVEQFGAASIYSPYVHLGNFGQLGGTQVTAPGQLHPNPSNVYVDQFAVNIGKQNQSGIDVMVRYDWTDTLGAWSATTSWNYLKSFVIVASPDIDPVEYSATNGFGTLPKWHGRTTLTWQKGAYNAMLANTYIRGVTSAGDGSHIPGYVSFDAQFGVDLAAVWPRLAGLKVTVGVNNILDRYPPTDPNVFTDPPADTGLYGAFGRFFFIDATYKF from the coding sequence ATGAACCACCCACACACGTCCTCGCGGCGGGCGCTGGCGCGCGCCGGCGCGCTGCTCGTCCTGCCTTGCCTGCTCGGCCTCCCGGCCGCCGCCCAATCCCCCTCGTCGACCGGCGCCGCCGCCGACGAAGCGGTCAAACTCGAGAAATACGTCGTCACTGGCTCCTACATCCCCGCCGCGGCCGACGAGGCGAACGCCTCGCCCGTCGTCGTCGTCACCGCCAAGGACATCGAGGCGTCCGGCCTCAAGTCCAGCGTCCTCGACGTCCTCCGCAAATCCGTGCCGCAGATCGTCGGCGGCAACAACATCGGCATCGAGAACGGCAACATCAACGGCGGCGCCACCAACGGCGGCTCGCAGCTCGCGTTGCGCAACACCGCGACGCTCGTGCTGATCGACGGCATGCGCGTGGCCTTCTCGCCCGTCGCCAGCTCGGGCGGCTTCCAGTTCGTCGACCTCAACGTCGTGCCCGTCTCCGCCATCGAGCGCATCGAAGTCCTCACCGACGGCGCGTCCGCCATCTACGGCTCCGACGCCGTGTCGGGCGTGATCAACATCATCCTGAAAAAGAACTACCAGGGCTTCGAGATCGGCGGCTACTTCGGCTTCTCCAAAGCCGACAAAACCGGCGCCTACTACCGCGACCGATCCCTGCGGCTCGTCGGCGGCGCCGCGACCGACAAGACCAGCCTCACGCTCTCCGCCGAGTGGACGAAGACCGACCCGCTCTACGAGCGCGACTACAACTACACGTCGCCGGTCTTCCTCACCGCGAGCTACGCCGGCATCGTCAACGATGCGGCGGGCAACTTCTACAAACTCAAGCCCGGCCTGAACGCCGCGCCCGCCGGTCCCGCGCAGACCCTCGCGCAATGGGCCGCGCAAGGTGTCTACGTTCCCGTCAGCGCCAACGACGTGCCGCTCGGCTTCGACCTGTCGTCGCGCCCGACGTTCTCCGCCGCGCTGAGCAAGCAGATCGCGACGCTCGCGTTGCAGCACAAGTTCTCCGACGCCCTCGATCTGCAGACCACGATCCTCTACGCGCGCACGCGCAGCCAGTATAACCTCAACCCGCAGCCGATCGTCTTCCGCATCAACTCCACCGCCGGCAACACCGGCCTGCCCGGCATCCCGTTCACCGACGTCCGCGCGCAGGTGCGCAACCGTTTCGTCGACGCCGGCAACCGCGTCTACATCACCGACGGCCACTCGATCCGCGGCACGCTCGCGCTCAACGGCAAGCTCAACGCCGACTGGGGCTGGACCGTCGATGCGCTCTTCAACCGCGCGCAGCAGGACTCGATCGCGTCGAACCAGATCCTCGATTCCGCGCTGCAAGCCGGCATCGCCTCCGGCCTCATCAACCTCACCGCGATCAAGCAGGACGCGGCAAAAATCGCCGAAGCGAACATCTTCGGCGACTCGCTCGGCCTCTTCGAGAGCAAGCTGATCTCCTACAACGCCCGCGTGAACGGCCGGCTCTTCGACCTGCCCGGCGGCAGCGTCTACACTGCGTTCGGCGTCGGCTACCGCCACGAGGCGCTCAACGCCCGCGCCGACAAGAACAGCATCATCGATCCCGCCACCGGCGGCTCGGCGTGGAACAACGGCGTCACGCTGAATCCCTTCGACGCCACGCGCTCCGTGACGTCGCAGTTCGCCGAGGTGAAAATTCCCCTCACGCAGCCGAGCAACAATCTCCCGGGCCTGCACACCGCCGATCTCGACGTCGCGTTCCGTCACGAGATCTACAAGTCGAGCGAGGAGAAGCCGACCGTGCCGAAGGTCGCGCTGCGCTGGTTGCCGTTCAACGACGAGTTCGTGATCCGCTCGACCTACTCGAAGTCCTTCGCCGCGCCGACGCTCTACGGCCTTTACGGTCCCACCAACTCCGGCGCCACGCCGACGCTCGCCGGGCTCACCGCCTACAACTCCGCCGGCCAGCCCATCGGTCCGTTCGTGAACATCCAAGGCAACCAACAGGGCGGCTCGAATCCCAACCTCTCGCCCTCGCGCTCGAAGAACTACACCGTCGGTTTCGTCTACTCGCCCAAGGCGGTGAAGGGTCTCTCCCTCTCCGTCGACTATGTGAACATCAAGGAAACCGACATCGTCGGCACGCTCGCCGCCACGACGGTGATGATCCAGGACGTTGAGCAGTTCGGCGCCGCGTCGATCTACTCGCCCTACGTTCACCTCGGCAACTTCGGCCAGCTCGGCGGCACGCAGGTCACCGCGCCCGGCCAGCTGCATCCGAACCCATCGAACGTCTACGTCGATCAGTTCGCCGTGAACATCGGCAAACAAAACCAAAGCGGCATCGACGTCATGGTCCGCTACGACTGGACCGACACGCTCGGTGCGTGGAGCGCGACCACCTCGTGGAATTACCTCAAGAGCTTCGTGATCGTCGCCTCGCCCGACATCGACCCCGTGGAATACTCCGCGACCAACGGCTTCGGCACGCTCCCGAAGTGGCACGGACGGACAACGCTCACATGGCAGAAGGGCGCTTACAACGCCATGCTTGCGAACACCTACATTCGCGGCGTCACGAGCGCCGGCGACGGCTCGCACATTCCCGGCTACGTTTCCTTCGACGCGCAATTCGGCGTCGATCTCGCCGCCGTGTGGCCGCGCCTCGCCGGGCTCAAGGTCACGGTCGGCGTGAACAACATCCTCGACCGCTACCCGCCGACCGATCCGAACGTCTTCACCGATCCGCCGGCCGACACCGGTCTCTACGGCGCGTTCGGACGCTTCTTCTTCATCGACGCGACCTACAAGTTCTGA